The following nucleotide sequence is from Aspergillus luchuensis IFO 4308 DNA, chromosome 1, nearly complete sequence.
TGGAtaccaccatctccaggaGAAAGCACGCCACAAGGGCATGTGCCGCCCAGACTCCTTGATCAATGGAACAAAACGGCACTCCGAAGGAGTCGCATGGCTCGAGAGGAGATGTCTGTGGATATGGAGACTGAATCTCGCCAGCTTCTTCCTAGCCAGCCCAGCCCTACACCTCAAACCGATTCGGAATCAGAGGGCGAGCCTTTGACGTCACAATGGTCAAGTTCCCCAGAGCAGGGGTCACGTTCACGTCAGGTTTTGCCTGCAGATAGCAGCCCAGTGCGTGTTCGTACCTTtaggaagggaggagagtcAAAAAACGAGACATCCGAACAGCCGCCGCGAGGTAGCTTGGAGTCTGCTCGTGGCAATCAAAGCATACCACAACCGATGTTCACGACTAAGGAGGGCCCTATTGATCTCGGCCCCAACGGGGATGGTCAGCTTGTTGGCCGTGAGGCGACTCCGATGAAAGATACAGACCACATTCAGGTTCTTCAGGATATGTCCGATGCTGAAAGCGAAGACTCGATGATGGACACGTCCGTTCCGTGCCCGCTTGGTGATGCCCAACAAGTGCAACTTACTAGTCAATCAGAACAGGAGGTTACAAGCTCTGGCTCATCACTTCCTGGGCCTCGCATTCGCGAACATGTGCAGGTTGTGGACACGCCGGACAACAATGTTAGCCGTCGATCTGGAGACTTTGCTAAAAAGGACGCTGGTTCACAAACTCGTCACGATGGGCAGCTGTCATCTGACGCAGCGAAATCGTCATCTCAGTCACGGATCCTGAACACGTATGCCAGTAGTGGATCCAAAGGGTCTTCATCCCAGGATCGTCAAGATAGCGCCACCGCTACTAAGAACTCCGATATACTTGGCACACAAGTGAGCAACGGCAGTCTGCATAAAGACACAACAACGTATACGACGTCGGACATGGGGCTCAATTCATCTGCTTCAGGAGTTCAACCGCGCAGTGTGTCGACCAATGGCCAGATGCACAACTCACAGAAGTCAGATCCGTTCTCCTCATACCGAGAAATGCCTTCGTCAATACCTTCGGAGATCGGGGCAGTTGTAGCGGGCCTTGATCAGCCCGCAATGTCGCGCCCAAAACGTCGTGTGTCGGAGGTCGAACAAGAGCAAGAGTCCCCTGCAAAACGGCCTAAGATGGAGTCTCATCAACAGCCAGCTCAAGAACCAGCGTTGAACATAGTTGTTCGTCGCCGAAGCTACATCAACGACTCCACCCAaaagctggaggaggcgcAAAGGGTGTATGAAAAGTTTCGGCGTGATTATCCGAACTATTCAGGGGACTTCGCTCACTTTACCGAGCTTTGTTCGAAACTCCAGGCCGTCCGCTCCAAGGGACACTTGCAGCGGTCTTTCTTATGGGATGACTTCATAATCAAGCACCTCGAGGAATATCCACGCTATATTGAACAGTGTCTCTCCGCGGGTACCAAGTCGTTGGCATATGAAGAATTTTTTTCGTCGTCCTACTCTAGGCCTTCATACAAGAAACGGAGCATTACCACTCATGGGATTGAATCAAATGCGGCCCAGTATGTTCCCGCTGATCAAGCCGGGGCACCCGATGCCGATATCGCATCTCAAAAAGCAAACGCTTCTTTTACGGGGAGTCTTGTCCAGCGATTCACTAATTTCCACGCCCATTCCTTTGGTCCTGAGACTCAGGGAACCCAGTCTGATACGGATATGGATTATATGTCGTGTGTTATGTCGTCTCCCACACCTCAGACAAAGGTCAGGCGCGACACAAATGCACCAGACCTTCCAGTATTGGACGAAGAGGCTATGGAGACAGACTCGGAACGGGGTTCGGTATCAGGTATTCCAGTCAATGAGACTGGGCACGGGCGGGATAGCCCGCCGGTGGACGATCAACCCTTGGATTCTTCCGTGCCTGCAGGCGAAATTTATTACGACGTTCAAGACCCGTTTGTGAATGAAGACACCCCGTCTGCGCAATTAGAACAGTACTTAAAGTCTACTTTGGACGAAAAGGAGACACGAAGCCAGGTCAACACTCGTGAGGGAACAGCCATTGCTGAAGAGCTGGCAGAGCCGGGACAGCCAGAGTCCAGTGCCGTGGAGAATGCCGTCGATTGCGCGGAGATACCCTCAGCTGCGCGCGAAGCCTCACAGGAAGATAACTTGGACTCTAGCGTCCCAGAGAGTGGAGAGTATATCATGGACGAGCAACCCAAACCGGACTTGGACTCCAGTATACCCGAGAGTGAAGCTGCAATGGCAAACCCAGCAGGCACAGAGCAGGACGATGAGTTGGAACTAGAGCACCACTCAGTCCCCCACTCCCCACAAGGTTCAACCGAATCCGACATGGTGAGCGAGTCCAGTtacgatgaagacgatgacacCGATTCAGAAGCAAAGCCAAACGCAATACCACTCCCCCCAGATAGTGACGCAGATGCCGGATCCGGCCTTTCACGCGAGGAAGacaaagacgaagacgaagacgacgaaaTGATTGACGAGACGCACGAAACAGCCAGCATTGAGCTCGGCGCAGAGACCCAAGATGCCGCCCAGCTCGCGCAGCAGCTTTCAGACCTTGAACCCGAATCCGACACGGAAAGTATCAATGAGAATTGGTTCGTGTCCCTTCGACACATCCGTCCCAAAGGCCCTGTCTGGTCCGACGACCCCAACACGCCCTTCAAGCAATGGGCACGAGCGGACCAGGCCGTTCTTTCAGAACGCAACCGACGAGGCGGCGCATACCTGCCAGTTGACGAGAAGGGAGTGATCCAGCGTCCTGGATATCGTCGATAAGGGCGATTCTATCCCCTATTCATGGTTCTATTTCATTTATCTTCTGGGAGATTATTCTTCGTATACCCTTTTTTTCAGCTGTATTTTTAAGATGGTTATTTTGCCTTCTTTGTTtgtattactattattaaggTCGCTACTATATTTCGTCttctaatttaaatttttattaatgaGAGATATGAGGAGTGTGGTTCATATATGTTATGATCTTTAAGCCAGTAATCCCGTATTCTAATGCCTCTTCGATGGGAAGAATGGAAGTGGATTGTTTTAACAGGGGTATTGTGATTCTCAGAGCAAGGCCAGATGGTATTTCAATCGAAGAGTCGCTATACAGCTAGAGGTGGCCATTGTCCACTTCCCGAATAGGAAGCATTGTTCAGCTGAACCAAATGACAAATGCATTGTTAACGTAGTAGGTAAGTATCTTACTTTTCCAAACAGCGACTTGCATCTTTCCCTtcacccttcttccccttacTAAATCAGGTATCGATTGATTATACCTTGATCGGCTCCACCATGAATGAACAGTATCAATCACGCAGGCAATAATGTAAAACTTATGTCTATCCCTTTACGAAAGAAGTACTAATGGGCCAGTTACCAGATAAAATAGTGAAAATGGATAAAGGTAGATATTTTCAATTCATATACAATAGATGGATGCAACTAGCATTAATTCATCATGCCAAGAGTCGCAGCACTGAATGAATCAGACCGGACCAAGGGCTCTATAATCCAAGTTCCAAATCCTCCATACTCGGGGTATCACGGGTATGCACACTAGCTTTCCTGCCTTTTCTTTGGCTGGAAACAAAATAcacaaataaaatataaaaaaaaatgtcatcatcaggttgttgttgttgttgtcatGACCGAGCCAACCCAAACCAGAACGCCAGTATGAACAAATGTTGAATGaattccttccttttttttttattcaggAAGTGTTTTTTGAGATTGATTTTGGTAATAGACCATCATTTAAGCATGACGGAAGGGTTCATAGGCGTTCGTGCGACCCGTGgtctggttgttgtggatcggaggcgggggagggtaAGAGGTGTTGGTGTAAGGGATCGGCTGGGTCTGGCCGTGAGGGCCCAGAGCCTCGTAGGTGTAGGGAGTCTTTTCGGCCATGACAGCGCGATTGCGGTTGCGGTGGTTGTAAGGGGAGCGaccggagcagcagcaggagctgatGATCCAGAAGAGAGTGGCTCCGAGGGAGAAGGCGACTGCGAGCCAGGTGGCGACGTAGATGTTCTTGCCCATTTGACCCTTGATGCCGTATTGCTCGAGATCGGACTTGAAGACGCCCTTGAGGACGGCGAACATGGCGGTGGAAGTGACGGAAGCGGCAgcggtgaagaggaaagcaACAGCAGACACCAAGCTGGTCACGCAGCTACCCCAGCGACTGCAGATAGCAAAGACACCGACGACCAGCTCGACGATGGTGAGAGCGAAGGCGATGACGTAGGCGATGAACATCCACTTGGAAACGGCCTTGTAGGTGTTCAGGGCGCTCTTGACGTTGCTGGGAAGGGCATTCTCCAGACCGGTCTCTTCCAAGTTCCAGATCTCCATAGGGTTGAACCAGAACTCGGCCTCGGGCTTGGAGCAGTTGCTGGTTTGATAGCTGTTGTTGGAGGTGATGTTTCCTTCACAGTAGCCCCAAAGACCGATGGCATAGAAGTCCTCGATGTTGTATTGTTTCTCGATTTCCTCGAGCGCAGCGGAGAGATCGCCATCCGAAACACCGGTCAGGTCACTCACGACGGAGGATACTGTTGATGCGGTGGAAGAGGCTTCGGAGGTAATGTTCTTGAGGTTGGCCTGGAGCGGAGTCAGTACGATCGGACATTTGGGTGGGGGATGCATATGAAATGTAAGCAAGACGTACTCTGAAGAAGTAGAGATCATTTAGCgtgctggagctggattTTGTGCAGCCCAGGCCCACCATGATGATGCATATTAAGGAGGCGATGGTGAGGACATATGGAGTGAAGATGCAGACAATGCGACCGCCTTTACCCATGGTGACGGTTGATGTGGAGGATGACGTggggatgtatgtatgctgtGGTTGTTTTCCCTTGCTTATCGGGGGGGTAGATTTAATTTCAGGTCCGAACAGGTggttaaataaatagaagCAGGACACTGAACGTGAGTGTATCAGagttgatgggtggtggtgaaaaATGTGAGAGATGtaagatgagaagaaggctggGACAGgatgattttataaaagaggCTGCTGGGGGATCAACACAAAATTACTTGTTATTTACTGCGTTGAATTTAGTTTATTGGGGAGGCGCAGTCAGATGGAGAGAGTTTGGTTGATCAGCGGACCAATCACGGAGGGCAGATGATGGACTACGCCACGCTtgtttctataataaattcgaGCGAGTTTCCACCGCAACCCAAACGCGGGATCCAGCACGGTTGATAGTGGAGCCTTTTATGTTAAAGGGTTCTAGTCATGAGCAGATATTTTCATAGCAAGCAATATTTCTGTTGACATTGCACAGAACACACTGCAAGGGACTAATCCCCATTGAGGAAATTGACCCTCGTGGCGGAGACTCACCAGCCCTACCGCCACGTCAGAAAGTGGCTGGGGTAATAcgcgtcctcttcctcattattatcattattactCTGGTATTAACCTTGTTTTCTAATATTTGATCAAGTCAGTTGATGTATTCCATTTTCATCAATTTTATACACACACGGGAATTCTGGCTATTAACTGAGTAGTCCTGCGCAATTTATGTCGATCGGGTCGAGTTGGATCGTATCACCACAACCAACCTATCTGATACACGGTGGACCAAAGAGGCACCGTACAGTGAAGTAGCGATCGTCATCATCGGGAATCTGCTTAACCATCTCATTCCCAAGATTTCCTGTGAGCCTGGATCTCTGGACGAGCGTGTCTCACCCTCAGCCCACCAACCACGGAACCTCCACTGACTAGGCTTCATCATTCTGAGCTTGGCAATACGCGGTCCATGTTGGATGCTTCTATTGGTATGCATGACATTCTCGGAagtttcttctgcatcgACAGATTCCCTGCTGTCCGTCCCATGGTACTGCCTCAGGGACGTCCGATGAAGTGCCCCGTGAGTTATCTCGACAGTGATTGATGGATCATCACCACGGAGTATTCTTAGCAAGGCAACTGGCGTAATCAACCACAACTAGTCGAGTCATGACTTCATGACCACCTAtgaaaagaagcaaatctGCTGTTTCAATTCTCAACCGTCGCGGCAGACGGGAAAGTGCCGGGATTGACCCTCATCCGATCGACCAGACTATTAACCCGGGCTTACGTTGAGCGTCTTGGCGGGCCCGTCTCTCATCCATGGTTCCTCCTTCGGCCTCGACCATCCCTTCACTGCCATACCTGCACTCGTTGCTTTCTCTTGCATTCAACAACATCGCGGTGTTCATCCACGAACATCATTTATCCGATAAGGCTGATGAGGAGAACTATGTATATCCTATGACCAGTGGGTCGTCAGATCCCTACTTCATACGCAATTCGTTGAGCTATACTCGAGGATCGTTGATAAGAATCCACTGACTACTTATTACTGTGTACAACGTGCACTATTTCAGCGACAGGCGTGCCTCACTGCCTAGTGCCTACAGGTAACACTCAACAGAATGCACAAGGATGGAGCGTCCAAAACGGAATGCCTTGTGACGTCAGTCAGTGCGCTGCCACTAATGTATACTAGTTCTCCTCTctgtaccaccaccgcccaccCGGACAAGATACTCCGTATAGTTCTCCGATGCACCGCATCTGCGACCCACCCAGACCTCAAAGATATGCCTCCAGGATATCCAGCATACCCGTGTACGCAGTTCCATCTGGGGGCTCCATGCTGAAAATGTAGTCTCCCCACCATGGCCCGGCTGCCCACCACGACGCACCCTTCCATACGTCGGTGTTATTCGCCATGTACTCCAGCATCCCCGACACGGCACTCCGACATACATCATTGGAACCCCCGGCATATTCGCCTATGAAGCCGACCTTCTTATTGTCCTTCAGCCACTGTGTAGCTTCAGTGACCCGCTCTTTTCCGATGGTCTCGGACACGCAGGTCTCCGAAGTGCCGGAACCGTCGGAGTCTAGGTACTGGTGCATTTCATAGACGATCTTGTCTTCGGGGTCGGTCAAATTCTTCATGTTGTCGTTGACGTCGACCCACGTCCAGGCGCCGGTCCAGGAGTTGCCTTCGACGAAGATGTACTGGCTGGTCGCACCTGCGGCGCGGATGCCGTTAATGGCTGCTTGGTTGAGGTTCAGCACGAGATCCTGGTCCATGTCGTGATATTCGTTGTCTGCCTTGTCAGCATGATTCTTGACAGGATTGTGGGTACTTACTAGTGTCAAACATGACCAGGTCGTTATCTTTGTACTGGCCCGCCAGGTTCTCCCAGAAGGTCTGGAAGTCTGACGTGCTGGAGATGATCTCGCCGTTGCTGTTTTGTTAGCAGGCATCACCTACGGGGACTGCATACTTACTATCTGCCATAGTTATGAGGGTCGACAAGCGCATGGGCGCCTCCATCCGTTACCGCTTTTATCACCTATCTCGTCAGTACTACTCAACATAGACTGGAGTCATCTTACTGTCGTCAAGTTGGCCAGATACTCCTCATCATATGAACCAGTCATCGAGTCGGGCAGcaacctctccatcatgaACTGGACGCGGAAGAAGTTCATCCCCTTGTCAATCAACGTAGAGATGGCAGAGGGGTCGGGGAAGATGTAGTCGGTTCCCTGCGACATCAGTATACGTCTATACTTGGGCAATGATACATACCCAAACCCCAGGGATATTGGTTCCAAACTCAGCACCCGACTCATTCGATCCGAACCCTATTCTGTCAGCTTCGCAACGACGAGGTAATGGACCCTTACATTCAAACACAGACGCCCTCTTCTTATGTCCAGGACCATGAGGCACAGCCAACGCGGAACCAGCCGCGGCGGCAAGAAGCAGAGTGCTCTGAAACTTCATGATGACTGCTCGATTAAGAGTCTACATTTAGTGTCCAAGGAGATGAGAGTATCCAACCTTTATATTCCTCTTCTACCCCAACTATCCCAATCTAGCACGGAGGTAACCAACTTAGCCAgacatctcctccgccgtttATTCAAGTTGAAACGTCCGAATGTAGAGAATAACGGATATTCAAACAGGAAATGCTGCAGATCTTCACACCTGCAGATATCATCAATGCCTATAGGGCGGATAAAGTCGAAGCAGGGACTACGCTCGGTCAATGATCCGCCTTGGCAGGGTCAGGGTCATGAAACTGATACGGAAATGAGGTCCGTgacgggagaagaaggatcaaCATCTGAGAGGATAGAGTAGTGCATAGGTGGAGCTTTCATGTCAGTTACATGGTAATAGTAGCGATGCATTCAGCCAGAATACGGTAGGGCAGTCCCtcatttaaatatataaccGGTGCAGTCTATACTACATATCAACAATGAACCAATGAACAAACCGAGCTGAGCATTGACGACAGTAACTAGAAGTTCCATACCAaaccactactagtatatatatcatctCAAATACAGTAGtatacgtagtagtagtactatccAACAaatgaataatatactataaaaataatactactaccacccccccaacccccccATCACCCCCTTCATATCCTCCGCCTGCAAAAGATGATACTTCATCCCGGGATGATAATTATTCCACCAAATACACGAcgtcccatcatcatcgatacACGTGGCATTAGGGAATCCATACGCTGTCGGATCATCCAAGATTTTCGTCATGAATGACCACGAGTCATAGAGGACGGTAGTTACCTTAGTACAACATCCTTGTTAGTTCTTCACCCCCACACAAagaaaccaagaaaaagagagaaaggaagaaagaaagaaaaagaaagacttacatcccccttctccttatTAAatttctccaccatcccctccaaaTTCTCATTAAAAACCGCCAAATACTCCGCATGCTGCTTGACGACCTCCTCACCCTGATCCAAAAACAACGGACTGCGACTCGTCGGCGGGACATTCAGAAACAGAAACTTCCTGCCCCCGTTCTTATATACCTCCTCCACGAGACTTTCTAGTCGGGATATGAGCTTGGGTGTGTATGTCGCTGCGTCGGTGGAGTAGTATGCATTTCCTATACTATAATTCCATACATTTCCATTAGCATatacacccaccccccacacCCACATAAATAATACACAAAGAGATtaatgaagaaggagggagggagggaaaagggaggaaTATACTCATTAATCCCAATCCACACCCCAAACACCGCATCCTTAGCATCCCAAGGCGCAGTCTCCGGCTTCTGGGCATACACATCCTCAAACAGCCGGAACTGCGATGCTAAGTCACCCGGGTATGCGGGGACAAGGGCATTGTCGATTGTGGCGCCCCCCGCGGCGAAGTTGTAGTTGAGGACTAAGGAGGCGTTTTCGGTTGTGGTTAGGTAGCCGATCCAGTTGGGGCCGTTGGTTGTGGTGCCGATTCCTTTTTACCCTTGAGTATTAGTATGGTAGGGAAAGATGGGAGAACTTAGGaaatgggatgggatgggtaTGTGTATGGGTGCTTGCCTAGGTCTGGATTGCCCATGGGattggaggcggagggttGGGTGCCTGAGGCGCTGAAGCCGGTTTGGGAGTAGGAGTCTCCGCTATATTCATTGTTTAATGTTTAGTATAGGGTTAGTGGTGATTAGGGGTAGGGGGTTGTCGAGGACGTACAAGGTGAAGAAGTAGGTGGGAttagt
It contains:
- a CDS encoding glycoside hydrolase family 5 protein (CAZy:GH5;~COG:G;~EggNog:ENOG410PGYW;~InterPro:IPR017853,IPR001547;~PFAM:PF00150;~SECRETED:SignalP(1-18);~go_function: GO:0004553 - hydrolase activity, hydrolyzing O-glycosyl compounds [Evidence IEA];~go_process: GO:0071704 - organic substance metabolic process [Evidence IEA]), encoding MKFQSTLLLAAAAGSALAVPHGPGHKKRASVFECKGPLPRRCEADRIGFGSNESGAEFGTNIPGVWGTDYIFPDPSAISTLIDKGMNFFRVQFMMERLLPDSMTGSYDEEYLANLTTVIKAVTDGGAHALVDPHNYGRYNGEIISSTSDFQTFWENLAGQYKDNDLVMFDTNNEYHDMDQDLVLNLNQAAINGIRAAGATSQYIFVEGNSWTGAWTWVDVNDNMKNLTDPEDKIVYEMHQYLDSDGSGTSETCVSETIGKERVTEATQWLKDNKKVGFIGEYAGGSNDVCRSAVSGMLEYMANNTDVWKGASWWAAGPWWGDYIFSMEPPDGTAYTGMLDILEAYL
- a CDS encoding putative cellulose-binding GDSL lipase/acylhydrolase (CAZy:CE16;~COG:I;~EggNog:ENOG410Q1TN;~InterPro:IPR001087,IPR036514;~PFAM:PF00657,PF13472;~SECRETED:SignalP(1-24);~go_function: GO:0016788 - hydrolase activity, acting on ester bonds [Evidence IEA]) is translated as MKLPPSWLLASLTITMTAIPTATARPWTQVPRPRAENTTTNPTYFFTFGDSYSQTGFSASGTQPSASNPMGNPDLGIGTTTNGPNWIGYLTTTENASLVLNYNFAAGGATIDNALVPAYPGDLASQFRLFEDVYAQKPETAPWDAKDAVFGVWIGINDIGNAYYSTDAATYTPKLISRLESLVEEVYKNGGRKFLFLNVPPTSRSPLFLDQGEEVVKQHAEYLAVFNENLEGMVEKFNKEKGDVTTVLYDSWSFMTKILDDPTAYGFPNATCIDDDGTSCIWWNNYHPGMKYHLLQAEDMKGVMGGLGGW
- a CDS encoding uncharacterized protein (COG:S;~EggNog:ENOG410PTU7) — translated: MASAEIWIAPVIERCLASYSQGSASSTKYEDDGSNLRFSAHVQHSALIQGWREQEDVPKLILTDSKSQIEAVLTHEALRVYGKTAPEHPLGADLARGYYIQLLDFQIVLEYTIVEPKVHLYVQRFDIDWGRGKIKSAPQGKLVNKNPSVKKLMQHVVHGLRGSEAQDVAHAEPFDDTFGTQAYQDTRISASQDILMSQLPPMSAFKSPAARTSSVSCSHMTNSLLGNAEMRAGAPNVPESSSDPVHRRKTKAGEQLRSRQNSAEVTKPSPNSMTVRRSSSAISPTRLENATGTGKPDTLIRLPSESATQRVSQPPCDPPGEEYAKESNAAVTENESASITIQGSPIKHSPQSMKPERPYPRHTDPWHGMTKIRRRDIEIPKEQAELLEQHRRRWIPPSPGESTPQGHVPPRLLDQWNKTALRRSRMAREEMSVDMETESRQLLPSQPSPTPQTDSESEGEPLTSQWSSSPEQGSRSRQVLPADSSPVRVRTFRKGGESKNETSEQPPRGSLESARGNQSIPQPMFTTKEGPIDLGPNGDGQLVGREATPMKDTDHIQVLQDMSDAESEDSMMDTSVPCPLGDAQQVQLTSQSEQEVTSSGSSLPGPRIREHVQVVDTPDNNVSRRSGDFAKKDAGSQTRHDGQLSSDAAKSSSQSRILNTYASSGSKGSSSQDRQDSATATKNSDILGTQVSNGSLHKDTTTYTTSDMGLNSSASGVQPRSVSTNGQMHNSQKSDPFSSYREMPSSIPSEIGAVVAGLDQPAMSRPKRRVSEVEQEQESPAKRPKMESHQQPAQEPALNIVVRRRSYINDSTQKLEEAQRVYEKFRRDYPNYSGDFAHFTELCSKLQAVRSKGHLQRSFLWDDFIIKHLEEYPRYIEQCLSAGTKSLAYEEFFSSSYSRPSYKKRSITTHGIESNAAQYVPADQAGAPDADIASQKANASFTGSLVQRFTNFHAHSFGPETQGTQSDTDMDYMSCVMSSPTPQTKVRRDTNAPDLPVLDEEAMETDSERGSVSGIPVNETGHGRDSPPVDDQPLDSSVPAGEIYYDVQDPFVNEDTPSAQLEQYLKSTLDEKETRSQVNTREGTAIAEELAEPGQPESSAVENAVDCAEIPSAAREASQEDNLDSSVPESGEYIMDEQPKPDLDSSIPESEAAMANPAGTEQDDELELEHHSVPHSPQGSTESDMVSESSYDEDDDTDSEAKPNAIPLPPDSDADAGSGLSREEDKDEDEDDEMIDETHETASIELGAETQDAAQLAQQLSDLEPESDTESINENWFVSLRHIRPKGPVWSDDPNTPFKQWARADQAVLSERNRRGGAYLPVDEKGVIQRPGYRR
- a CDS encoding SUR7/PalI family protein (COG:S;~EggNog:ENOG410PINU;~InterPro:IPR009571;~PFAM:PF06687;~TransMembrane:4 (o12-31i163-189o195-218i239-259o);~go_component: GO:0005886 - plasma membrane [Evidence IEA]); translated protein: MGKGGRIVCIFTPYVLTIASLICIIMVGLGCTKSSSSTLNDLYFFRANLKNITSEASSTASTVSSVVSDLTGVSDGDLSAALEEIEKQYNIEDFYAIGLWGYCEGNITSNNSYQTSNCSKPEAEFWFNPMEIWNLEETGLENALPSNVKSALNTYKAVSKWMFIAYVIAFALTIVELVVGVFAICSRWGSCVTSLVSAVAFLFTAAASVTSTAMFAVLKGVFKSDLEQYGIKGQMGKNIYVATWLAVAFSLGATLFWIISSCCCSGRSPYNHRNRNRAVMAEKTPYTYEALGPHGQTQPIPYTNTSYPPPPPIHNNQTTGRTNAYEPFRHA